From one Aptenodytes patagonicus chromosome 16, bAptPat1.pri.cur, whole genome shotgun sequence genomic stretch:
- the ZNF207 gene encoding BUB3-interacting and GLEBS motif-containing protein ZNF207 isoform X7, giving the protein MGRKKKKQLKPWCWYCNRDFDDEKILIQHQKAKHFKCHICHKKLYTGPGLAIHCMQVHKETIDAVPNAIPGRTDIELEIYGMEGIPEKDMEERRRLLEQKTQAESQKKKQQDDSDEYEDDESAASTSFQPQQVQPQQGYIPPMAQPGLPPVPGAPGMPPGIPPLMAGVPPMMPGMPPVMPGMPPGMMPMGGMMPPGPGIPPLMPGMPPGMPPPVGPRPGMPPMTQAQPVTAPGILNRPPAPAASAPTPQPPVTKPLFPSAGQAAAAVPGPVGTDFKPLNSTPATTTEPPKPTFPAYTQSTASTTSTTNSTAAKPATSITSKPATLTTTSATSKLIHPDEDISLEERRAQLPKYQRNLPRPGQASLGNPPVGPIGGMMPPQPGIPPQQQGMRPPMPPHGQYGAHHQGMPGYLPGAMPPYGQGPPMVPPYQSGPPRPPMGMRPPVMSQGGRY; this is encoded by the exons ATGGGCCGCAAGAAGAAGAAGCAGCTGAAGCCTTGGTGCTG GTATTGTAACAGGGATTTTGATGATGAAAAAATCCTTATACAGCAtcaaaaagcaaagcactttAAATGCCATATATGTCATAAGAAACTGTATACAGGACCTGGTTTAGCTATACATTGCATGCAG gtacATAAAGAAACAATAGATGCTGTTCCAAATGCTATTCCTGGAAGAACAGACATTGAACTGGAAATCTATGGCATGGAGGGCATTCCGGAAAAAGATATGGAGGAAAGAAGGAGGTTACTTGAACAAAAAACTCAGG CAGAGAGccagaaaaagaagcaacaggATGATTCCGATGAGTATGAAGATGATGAATCTGCGGCTTCAACTTCATTTCAACCCCAGCAAGTTCAGCCACAGCAGGGGTACATTCCTCCAATGGCGCAACCAGGTTTGCCTCCTGTGCCAGGTGCACCAGGGATGCCTCCAG gtatACCACCATTAATGGCAGGTGTTCCACCTATGATGCCTGGAATGCCTCCAGTTATGCCTGGAATGCCACCTGG GATGATGCCGATGGGTGGAATGATGCCTCCTGGGCCAGGAATACCACCTCTTATGCCTGGTATGCCACCAG GTATGCCACCACCAGTTGGTCCTCGTCCTGGGATGCCTCCAATGACACAAGCACAGCCTGTTACAGCACCGGGCATTCTTAACaggcctccagctcctgctgcatcGGCACCTACCCCCCAGCCTCCAGTTACTAAACCACTCTTCCCAAGTGCAGGGCAG gctgcagcagctgttCCAGGTCCAGTTGGTACTGATTTCAAACCTTTGAATTCTACACCTGCAACAACAACAGAACCCCCAAAACCTACATTCCCTGCTTACACACAGTCTACAGCCTCAACCACTAGCACGACAAACAGTACTGCAGCTAAACCAGCTACATCTATAACAAGTAAGCCTGCTACCCTCACAACAACCAGTGCAACCAGTAAGTTGATCCATCCAGATGAGGATATATCACTG GAAGAGAGAAGGGCACAGTTGCCTAAATATCAGCGTAATCTTCCTCGGCCAGGACAAGCTTCCTTGGGTAATCCACCAGTTGGACCAATCGGAGGCATGATGCCACCGCAGCCAGGAATTCCTCCACAACAACAAGGAATGAGACCTCCCATGCCACCTCATG GTCAGTATGGTGCTCATCACCAGGGCATGCCAGGATATCTTCCTGGAGCGATGCCTCCATACGGTCAGGGACCTCCGATGGTGCCCCCTTACCAAAGTGGACCTCCTCGACCTCCAATGGGAATGAGACCTCCTGTAATGTCGCAAGGTGGCCGCTACTGA
- the ZNF207 gene encoding BUB3-interacting and GLEBS motif-containing protein ZNF207 isoform X3 codes for MGRKKKKQLKPWCWYCNRDFDDEKILIQHQKAKHFKCHICHKKLYTGPGLAIHCMQVHKETIDAVPNAIPGRTDIELEIYGMEGIPEKDMEERRRLLEQKTQAESQKKKQQDDSDEYEDDESAASTSFQPQQVQPQQGYIPPMAQPGLPPVPGAPGMPPGIPPLMAGVPPMMPGMPPVMPGMPPGMMPMGGMMPPGPGIPPLMPGMPPGMPPPVGPRPGMPPMTQAQPVTAPGILNRPPAPAASAPTPQPPVTKPLFPSAGQMGTPVTSSSTASSNSESLSASSNALFPSTAQAAAAVPGPVGTDFKPLNSTPATTTEPPKPTFPAYTQSTASTTSTTNSTAAKPATSITSKPATLTTTSATSKLIHPDEDISLEERRAQLPKYQRNLPRPGQASLGNPPVGPIGGMMPPQPGIPPQQQGMRPPMPPHGQYGAHHQGMPGYLPGAMPPYGQGPPMVPPYQSGPPRPPMGMRPPVMSQGGRY; via the exons ATGGGCCGCAAGAAGAAGAAGCAGCTGAAGCCTTGGTGCTG GTATTGTAACAGGGATTTTGATGATGAAAAAATCCTTATACAGCAtcaaaaagcaaagcactttAAATGCCATATATGTCATAAGAAACTGTATACAGGACCTGGTTTAGCTATACATTGCATGCAG gtacATAAAGAAACAATAGATGCTGTTCCAAATGCTATTCCTGGAAGAACAGACATTGAACTGGAAATCTATGGCATGGAGGGCATTCCGGAAAAAGATATGGAGGAAAGAAGGAGGTTACTTGAACAAAAAACTCAGG CAGAGAGccagaaaaagaagcaacaggATGATTCCGATGAGTATGAAGATGATGAATCTGCGGCTTCAACTTCATTTCAACCCCAGCAAGTTCAGCCACAGCAGGGGTACATTCCTCCAATGGCGCAACCAGGTTTGCCTCCTGTGCCAGGTGCACCAGGGATGCCTCCAG gtatACCACCATTAATGGCAGGTGTTCCACCTATGATGCCTGGAATGCCTCCAGTTATGCCTGGAATGCCACCTGG GATGATGCCGATGGGTGGAATGATGCCTCCTGGGCCAGGAATACCACCTCTTATGCCTGGTATGCCACCAG GTATGCCACCACCAGTTGGTCCTCGTCCTGGGATGCCTCCAATGACACAAGCACAGCCTGTTACAGCACCGGGCATTCTTAACaggcctccagctcctgctgcatcGGCACCTACCCCCCAGCCTCCAGTTACTAAACCACTCTTCCCAAGTGCAGGGCAG ATGGGGACACCTGTCACAAGCTCAAGTACAGCTTCCTCCAATTCAGAAAGTCTGTCAGCATCTTCTAACGCTCTGTTTCCTAGCACAGCACAA gctgcagcagctgttCCAGGTCCAGTTGGTACTGATTTCAAACCTTTGAATTCTACACCTGCAACAACAACAGAACCCCCAAAACCTACATTCCCTGCTTACACACAGTCTACAGCCTCAACCACTAGCACGACAAACAGTACTGCAGCTAAACCAGCTACATCTATAACAAGTAAGCCTGCTACCCTCACAACAACCAGTGCAACCAGTAAGTTGATCCATCCAGATGAGGATATATCACTG GAAGAGAGAAGGGCACAGTTGCCTAAATATCAGCGTAATCTTCCTCGGCCAGGACAAGCTTCCTTGGGTAATCCACCAGTTGGACCAATCGGAGGCATGATGCCACCGCAGCCAGGAATTCCTCCACAACAACAAGGAATGAGACCTCCCATGCCACCTCATG GTCAGTATGGTGCTCATCACCAGGGCATGCCAGGATATCTTCCTGGAGCGATGCCTCCATACGGTCAGGGACCTCCGATGGTGCCCCCTTACCAAAGTGGACCTCCTCGACCTCCAATGGGAATGAGACCTCCTGTAATGTCGCAAGGTGGCCGCTACTGA
- the ZNF207 gene encoding BUB3-interacting and GLEBS motif-containing protein ZNF207 isoform X2 has protein sequence MGRKKKKQLKPWCWYCNRDFDDEKILIQHQKAKHFKCHICHKKLYTGPGLAIHCMQVHKETIDAVPNAIPGRTDIELEIYGMEGIPEKDMEERRRLLEQKTQESQKKKQQDDSDEYEDDESAASTSFQPQQVQPQQGYIPPMAQPGLPPVPGAPGMPPGIPPLMAGVPPMMPGMPPVMPGMPPGLHQQRKYMQSFCGGNMMMPMGGMMPPGPGIPPLMPGMPPGMPPPVGPRPGMPPMTQAQPVTAPGILNRPPAPAASAPTPQPPVTKPLFPSAGQMGTPVTSSSTASSNSESLSASSNALFPSTAQAAAAVPGPVGTDFKPLNSTPATTTEPPKPTFPAYTQSTASTTSTTNSTAAKPATSITSKPATLTTTSATSKLIHPDEDISLEERRAQLPKYQRNLPRPGQASLGNPPVGPIGGMMPPQPGIPPQQQGMRPPMPPHGQYGAHHQGMPGYLPGAMPPYGQGPPMVPPYQSGPPRPPMGMRPPVMSQGGRY, from the exons ATGGGCCGCAAGAAGAAGAAGCAGCTGAAGCCTTGGTGCTG GTATTGTAACAGGGATTTTGATGATGAAAAAATCCTTATACAGCAtcaaaaagcaaagcactttAAATGCCATATATGTCATAAGAAACTGTATACAGGACCTGGTTTAGCTATACATTGCATGCAG gtacATAAAGAAACAATAGATGCTGTTCCAAATGCTATTCCTGGAAGAACAGACATTGAACTGGAAATCTATGGCATGGAGGGCATTCCGGAAAAAGATATGGAGGAAAGAAGGAGGTTACTTGAACAAAAAACTCAGG AGAGccagaaaaagaagcaacaggATGATTCCGATGAGTATGAAGATGATGAATCTGCGGCTTCAACTTCATTTCAACCCCAGCAAGTTCAGCCACAGCAGGGGTACATTCCTCCAATGGCGCAACCAGGTTTGCCTCCTGTGCCAGGTGCACCAGGGATGCCTCCAG gtatACCACCATTAATGGCAGGTGTTCCACCTATGATGCCTGGAATGCCTCCAGTTATGCCTGGAATGCCACCTGG ATTACATCAACAGAGAAAATACATGCAGTCATTTTGTGGTGGAAACAT GATGATGCCGATGGGTGGAATGATGCCTCCTGGGCCAGGAATACCACCTCTTATGCCTGGTATGCCACCAG GTATGCCACCACCAGTTGGTCCTCGTCCTGGGATGCCTCCAATGACACAAGCACAGCCTGTTACAGCACCGGGCATTCTTAACaggcctccagctcctgctgcatcGGCACCTACCCCCCAGCCTCCAGTTACTAAACCACTCTTCCCAAGTGCAGGGCAG ATGGGGACACCTGTCACAAGCTCAAGTACAGCTTCCTCCAATTCAGAAAGTCTGTCAGCATCTTCTAACGCTCTGTTTCCTAGCACAGCACAA gctgcagcagctgttCCAGGTCCAGTTGGTACTGATTTCAAACCTTTGAATTCTACACCTGCAACAACAACAGAACCCCCAAAACCTACATTCCCTGCTTACACACAGTCTACAGCCTCAACCACTAGCACGACAAACAGTACTGCAGCTAAACCAGCTACATCTATAACAAGTAAGCCTGCTACCCTCACAACAACCAGTGCAACCAGTAAGTTGATCCATCCAGATGAGGATATATCACTG GAAGAGAGAAGGGCACAGTTGCCTAAATATCAGCGTAATCTTCCTCGGCCAGGACAAGCTTCCTTGGGTAATCCACCAGTTGGACCAATCGGAGGCATGATGCCACCGCAGCCAGGAATTCCTCCACAACAACAAGGAATGAGACCTCCCATGCCACCTCATG GTCAGTATGGTGCTCATCACCAGGGCATGCCAGGATATCTTCCTGGAGCGATGCCTCCATACGGTCAGGGACCTCCGATGGTGCCCCCTTACCAAAGTGGACCTCCTCGACCTCCAATGGGAATGAGACCTCCTGTAATGTCGCAAGGTGGCCGCTACTGA
- the ZNF207 gene encoding BUB3-interacting and GLEBS motif-containing protein ZNF207 isoform X5 → MGRKKKKQLKPWCWYCNRDFDDEKILIQHQKAKHFKCHICHKKLYTGPGLAIHCMQVHKETIDAVPNAIPGRTDIELEIYGMEGIPEKDMEERRRLLEQKTQAESQKKKQQDDSDEYEDDESAASTSFQPQQVQPQQGYIPPMAQPGLPPVPGAPGMPPGIPPLMAGVPPMMPGMPPVMPGMPPGLHQQRKYMQSFCGGNMMMPMGGMMPPGPGIPPLMPGMPPGMPPPVGPRPGMPPMTQAQPVTAPGILNRPPAPAASAPTPQPPVTKPLFPSAGQAAAAVPGPVGTDFKPLNSTPATTTEPPKPTFPAYTQSTASTTSTTNSTAAKPATSITSKPATLTTTSATSKLIHPDEDISLEERRAQLPKYQRNLPRPGQASLGNPPVGPIGGMMPPQPGIPPQQQGMRPPMPPHGQYGAHHQGMPGYLPGAMPPYGQGPPMVPPYQSGPPRPPMGMRPPVMSQGGRY, encoded by the exons ATGGGCCGCAAGAAGAAGAAGCAGCTGAAGCCTTGGTGCTG GTATTGTAACAGGGATTTTGATGATGAAAAAATCCTTATACAGCAtcaaaaagcaaagcactttAAATGCCATATATGTCATAAGAAACTGTATACAGGACCTGGTTTAGCTATACATTGCATGCAG gtacATAAAGAAACAATAGATGCTGTTCCAAATGCTATTCCTGGAAGAACAGACATTGAACTGGAAATCTATGGCATGGAGGGCATTCCGGAAAAAGATATGGAGGAAAGAAGGAGGTTACTTGAACAAAAAACTCAGG CAGAGAGccagaaaaagaagcaacaggATGATTCCGATGAGTATGAAGATGATGAATCTGCGGCTTCAACTTCATTTCAACCCCAGCAAGTTCAGCCACAGCAGGGGTACATTCCTCCAATGGCGCAACCAGGTTTGCCTCCTGTGCCAGGTGCACCAGGGATGCCTCCAG gtatACCACCATTAATGGCAGGTGTTCCACCTATGATGCCTGGAATGCCTCCAGTTATGCCTGGAATGCCACCTGG ATTACATCAACAGAGAAAATACATGCAGTCATTTTGTGGTGGAAACAT GATGATGCCGATGGGTGGAATGATGCCTCCTGGGCCAGGAATACCACCTCTTATGCCTGGTATGCCACCAG GTATGCCACCACCAGTTGGTCCTCGTCCTGGGATGCCTCCAATGACACAAGCACAGCCTGTTACAGCACCGGGCATTCTTAACaggcctccagctcctgctgcatcGGCACCTACCCCCCAGCCTCCAGTTACTAAACCACTCTTCCCAAGTGCAGGGCAG gctgcagcagctgttCCAGGTCCAGTTGGTACTGATTTCAAACCTTTGAATTCTACACCTGCAACAACAACAGAACCCCCAAAACCTACATTCCCTGCTTACACACAGTCTACAGCCTCAACCACTAGCACGACAAACAGTACTGCAGCTAAACCAGCTACATCTATAACAAGTAAGCCTGCTACCCTCACAACAACCAGTGCAACCAGTAAGTTGATCCATCCAGATGAGGATATATCACTG GAAGAGAGAAGGGCACAGTTGCCTAAATATCAGCGTAATCTTCCTCGGCCAGGACAAGCTTCCTTGGGTAATCCACCAGTTGGACCAATCGGAGGCATGATGCCACCGCAGCCAGGAATTCCTCCACAACAACAAGGAATGAGACCTCCCATGCCACCTCATG GTCAGTATGGTGCTCATCACCAGGGCATGCCAGGATATCTTCCTGGAGCGATGCCTCCATACGGTCAGGGACCTCCGATGGTGCCCCCTTACCAAAGTGGACCTCCTCGACCTCCAATGGGAATGAGACCTCCTGTAATGTCGCAAGGTGGCCGCTACTGA
- the ZNF207 gene encoding BUB3-interacting and GLEBS motif-containing protein ZNF207 isoform X6, with amino-acid sequence MGRKKKKQLKPWCWYCNRDFDDEKILIQHQKAKHFKCHICHKKLYTGPGLAIHCMQVHKETIDAVPNAIPGRTDIELEIYGMEGIPEKDMEERRRLLEQKTQESQKKKQQDDSDEYEDDESAASTSFQPQQVQPQQGYIPPMAQPGLPPVPGAPGMPPGIPPLMAGVPPMMPGMPPVMPGMPPGLHQQRKYMQSFCGGNMMMPMGGMMPPGPGIPPLMPGMPPGMPPPVGPRPGMPPMTQAQPVTAPGILNRPPAPAASAPTPQPPVTKPLFPSAGQAAAAVPGPVGTDFKPLNSTPATTTEPPKPTFPAYTQSTASTTSTTNSTAAKPATSITSKPATLTTTSATSKLIHPDEDISLEERRAQLPKYQRNLPRPGQASLGNPPVGPIGGMMPPQPGIPPQQQGMRPPMPPHGQYGAHHQGMPGYLPGAMPPYGQGPPMVPPYQSGPPRPPMGMRPPVMSQGGRY; translated from the exons ATGGGCCGCAAGAAGAAGAAGCAGCTGAAGCCTTGGTGCTG GTATTGTAACAGGGATTTTGATGATGAAAAAATCCTTATACAGCAtcaaaaagcaaagcactttAAATGCCATATATGTCATAAGAAACTGTATACAGGACCTGGTTTAGCTATACATTGCATGCAG gtacATAAAGAAACAATAGATGCTGTTCCAAATGCTATTCCTGGAAGAACAGACATTGAACTGGAAATCTATGGCATGGAGGGCATTCCGGAAAAAGATATGGAGGAAAGAAGGAGGTTACTTGAACAAAAAACTCAGG AGAGccagaaaaagaagcaacaggATGATTCCGATGAGTATGAAGATGATGAATCTGCGGCTTCAACTTCATTTCAACCCCAGCAAGTTCAGCCACAGCAGGGGTACATTCCTCCAATGGCGCAACCAGGTTTGCCTCCTGTGCCAGGTGCACCAGGGATGCCTCCAG gtatACCACCATTAATGGCAGGTGTTCCACCTATGATGCCTGGAATGCCTCCAGTTATGCCTGGAATGCCACCTGG ATTACATCAACAGAGAAAATACATGCAGTCATTTTGTGGTGGAAACAT GATGATGCCGATGGGTGGAATGATGCCTCCTGGGCCAGGAATACCACCTCTTATGCCTGGTATGCCACCAG GTATGCCACCACCAGTTGGTCCTCGTCCTGGGATGCCTCCAATGACACAAGCACAGCCTGTTACAGCACCGGGCATTCTTAACaggcctccagctcctgctgcatcGGCACCTACCCCCCAGCCTCCAGTTACTAAACCACTCTTCCCAAGTGCAGGGCAG gctgcagcagctgttCCAGGTCCAGTTGGTACTGATTTCAAACCTTTGAATTCTACACCTGCAACAACAACAGAACCCCCAAAACCTACATTCCCTGCTTACACACAGTCTACAGCCTCAACCACTAGCACGACAAACAGTACTGCAGCTAAACCAGCTACATCTATAACAAGTAAGCCTGCTACCCTCACAACAACCAGTGCAACCAGTAAGTTGATCCATCCAGATGAGGATATATCACTG GAAGAGAGAAGGGCACAGTTGCCTAAATATCAGCGTAATCTTCCTCGGCCAGGACAAGCTTCCTTGGGTAATCCACCAGTTGGACCAATCGGAGGCATGATGCCACCGCAGCCAGGAATTCCTCCACAACAACAAGGAATGAGACCTCCCATGCCACCTCATG GTCAGTATGGTGCTCATCACCAGGGCATGCCAGGATATCTTCCTGGAGCGATGCCTCCATACGGTCAGGGACCTCCGATGGTGCCCCCTTACCAAAGTGGACCTCCTCGACCTCCAATGGGAATGAGACCTCCTGTAATGTCGCAAGGTGGCCGCTACTGA
- the ZNF207 gene encoding BUB3-interacting and GLEBS motif-containing protein ZNF207 isoform X4 — protein sequence MGRKKKKQLKPWCWYCNRDFDDEKILIQHQKAKHFKCHICHKKLYTGPGLAIHCMQVHKETIDAVPNAIPGRTDIELEIYGMEGIPEKDMEERRRLLEQKTQESQKKKQQDDSDEYEDDESAASTSFQPQQVQPQQGYIPPMAQPGLPPVPGAPGMPPGIPPLMAGVPPMMPGMPPVMPGMPPGMMPMGGMMPPGPGIPPLMPGMPPGMPPPVGPRPGMPPMTQAQPVTAPGILNRPPAPAASAPTPQPPVTKPLFPSAGQMGTPVTSSSTASSNSESLSASSNALFPSTAQAAAAVPGPVGTDFKPLNSTPATTTEPPKPTFPAYTQSTASTTSTTNSTAAKPATSITSKPATLTTTSATSKLIHPDEDISLEERRAQLPKYQRNLPRPGQASLGNPPVGPIGGMMPPQPGIPPQQQGMRPPMPPHGQYGAHHQGMPGYLPGAMPPYGQGPPMVPPYQSGPPRPPMGMRPPVMSQGGRY from the exons ATGGGCCGCAAGAAGAAGAAGCAGCTGAAGCCTTGGTGCTG GTATTGTAACAGGGATTTTGATGATGAAAAAATCCTTATACAGCAtcaaaaagcaaagcactttAAATGCCATATATGTCATAAGAAACTGTATACAGGACCTGGTTTAGCTATACATTGCATGCAG gtacATAAAGAAACAATAGATGCTGTTCCAAATGCTATTCCTGGAAGAACAGACATTGAACTGGAAATCTATGGCATGGAGGGCATTCCGGAAAAAGATATGGAGGAAAGAAGGAGGTTACTTGAACAAAAAACTCAGG AGAGccagaaaaagaagcaacaggATGATTCCGATGAGTATGAAGATGATGAATCTGCGGCTTCAACTTCATTTCAACCCCAGCAAGTTCAGCCACAGCAGGGGTACATTCCTCCAATGGCGCAACCAGGTTTGCCTCCTGTGCCAGGTGCACCAGGGATGCCTCCAG gtatACCACCATTAATGGCAGGTGTTCCACCTATGATGCCTGGAATGCCTCCAGTTATGCCTGGAATGCCACCTGG GATGATGCCGATGGGTGGAATGATGCCTCCTGGGCCAGGAATACCACCTCTTATGCCTGGTATGCCACCAG GTATGCCACCACCAGTTGGTCCTCGTCCTGGGATGCCTCCAATGACACAAGCACAGCCTGTTACAGCACCGGGCATTCTTAACaggcctccagctcctgctgcatcGGCACCTACCCCCCAGCCTCCAGTTACTAAACCACTCTTCCCAAGTGCAGGGCAG ATGGGGACACCTGTCACAAGCTCAAGTACAGCTTCCTCCAATTCAGAAAGTCTGTCAGCATCTTCTAACGCTCTGTTTCCTAGCACAGCACAA gctgcagcagctgttCCAGGTCCAGTTGGTACTGATTTCAAACCTTTGAATTCTACACCTGCAACAACAACAGAACCCCCAAAACCTACATTCCCTGCTTACACACAGTCTACAGCCTCAACCACTAGCACGACAAACAGTACTGCAGCTAAACCAGCTACATCTATAACAAGTAAGCCTGCTACCCTCACAACAACCAGTGCAACCAGTAAGTTGATCCATCCAGATGAGGATATATCACTG GAAGAGAGAAGGGCACAGTTGCCTAAATATCAGCGTAATCTTCCTCGGCCAGGACAAGCTTCCTTGGGTAATCCACCAGTTGGACCAATCGGAGGCATGATGCCACCGCAGCCAGGAATTCCTCCACAACAACAAGGAATGAGACCTCCCATGCCACCTCATG GTCAGTATGGTGCTCATCACCAGGGCATGCCAGGATATCTTCCTGGAGCGATGCCTCCATACGGTCAGGGACCTCCGATGGTGCCCCCTTACCAAAGTGGACCTCCTCGACCTCCAATGGGAATGAGACCTCCTGTAATGTCGCAAGGTGGCCGCTACTGA
- the ZNF207 gene encoding BUB3-interacting and GLEBS motif-containing protein ZNF207 isoform X1 — protein MGRKKKKQLKPWCWYCNRDFDDEKILIQHQKAKHFKCHICHKKLYTGPGLAIHCMQVHKETIDAVPNAIPGRTDIELEIYGMEGIPEKDMEERRRLLEQKTQAESQKKKQQDDSDEYEDDESAASTSFQPQQVQPQQGYIPPMAQPGLPPVPGAPGMPPGIPPLMAGVPPMMPGMPPVMPGMPPGLHQQRKYMQSFCGGNMMMPMGGMMPPGPGIPPLMPGMPPGMPPPVGPRPGMPPMTQAQPVTAPGILNRPPAPAASAPTPQPPVTKPLFPSAGQMGTPVTSSSTASSNSESLSASSNALFPSTAQAAAAVPGPVGTDFKPLNSTPATTTEPPKPTFPAYTQSTASTTSTTNSTAAKPATSITSKPATLTTTSATSKLIHPDEDISLEERRAQLPKYQRNLPRPGQASLGNPPVGPIGGMMPPQPGIPPQQQGMRPPMPPHGQYGAHHQGMPGYLPGAMPPYGQGPPMVPPYQSGPPRPPMGMRPPVMSQGGRY, from the exons ATGGGCCGCAAGAAGAAGAAGCAGCTGAAGCCTTGGTGCTG GTATTGTAACAGGGATTTTGATGATGAAAAAATCCTTATACAGCAtcaaaaagcaaagcactttAAATGCCATATATGTCATAAGAAACTGTATACAGGACCTGGTTTAGCTATACATTGCATGCAG gtacATAAAGAAACAATAGATGCTGTTCCAAATGCTATTCCTGGAAGAACAGACATTGAACTGGAAATCTATGGCATGGAGGGCATTCCGGAAAAAGATATGGAGGAAAGAAGGAGGTTACTTGAACAAAAAACTCAGG CAGAGAGccagaaaaagaagcaacaggATGATTCCGATGAGTATGAAGATGATGAATCTGCGGCTTCAACTTCATTTCAACCCCAGCAAGTTCAGCCACAGCAGGGGTACATTCCTCCAATGGCGCAACCAGGTTTGCCTCCTGTGCCAGGTGCACCAGGGATGCCTCCAG gtatACCACCATTAATGGCAGGTGTTCCACCTATGATGCCTGGAATGCCTCCAGTTATGCCTGGAATGCCACCTGG ATTACATCAACAGAGAAAATACATGCAGTCATTTTGTGGTGGAAACAT GATGATGCCGATGGGTGGAATGATGCCTCCTGGGCCAGGAATACCACCTCTTATGCCTGGTATGCCACCAG GTATGCCACCACCAGTTGGTCCTCGTCCTGGGATGCCTCCAATGACACAAGCACAGCCTGTTACAGCACCGGGCATTCTTAACaggcctccagctcctgctgcatcGGCACCTACCCCCCAGCCTCCAGTTACTAAACCACTCTTCCCAAGTGCAGGGCAG ATGGGGACACCTGTCACAAGCTCAAGTACAGCTTCCTCCAATTCAGAAAGTCTGTCAGCATCTTCTAACGCTCTGTTTCCTAGCACAGCACAA gctgcagcagctgttCCAGGTCCAGTTGGTACTGATTTCAAACCTTTGAATTCTACACCTGCAACAACAACAGAACCCCCAAAACCTACATTCCCTGCTTACACACAGTCTACAGCCTCAACCACTAGCACGACAAACAGTACTGCAGCTAAACCAGCTACATCTATAACAAGTAAGCCTGCTACCCTCACAACAACCAGTGCAACCAGTAAGTTGATCCATCCAGATGAGGATATATCACTG GAAGAGAGAAGGGCACAGTTGCCTAAATATCAGCGTAATCTTCCTCGGCCAGGACAAGCTTCCTTGGGTAATCCACCAGTTGGACCAATCGGAGGCATGATGCCACCGCAGCCAGGAATTCCTCCACAACAACAAGGAATGAGACCTCCCATGCCACCTCATG GTCAGTATGGTGCTCATCACCAGGGCATGCCAGGATATCTTCCTGGAGCGATGCCTCCATACGGTCAGGGACCTCCGATGGTGCCCCCTTACCAAAGTGGACCTCCTCGACCTCCAATGGGAATGAGACCTCCTGTAATGTCGCAAGGTGGCCGCTACTGA